In Haematobia irritans isolate KBUSLIRL chromosome 1, ASM5000362v1, whole genome shotgun sequence, a genomic segment contains:
- the LOC142221307 gene encoding uncharacterized protein LOC142221307 isoform X2: MFVSYGLIVLLLMVTVSSAYLSKQGDSKENGQRPDILSRTTRDDEETGWSLINEEVDSIIPLVLEHLEKLDVEHLQLPDIKENITVPLLITYEAGIFLTNGIVYNLAGIQRYGPAYMTYKDKTFLSRFYLNTKSLQFEYNFLLKLMALEGYGKVIGSMEDTVIYAELAVDITTLKMKLIDFRVIKFRNIQVQLDQTRFIRHLTGVILSPITNLFKERITTSISDGLKDQMQTVMDDFNNDDPLELNKFVKQVLGGLTGTKKQSDKVD; the protein is encoded by the exons GCAAGGTGATTCAAAAGAAAATGGACAGAGGCCAGACATTCTGAGTAGAACAACAAGGGATGACGAGGAAACTGGATGGTCATTAATAAATGAGGAAGTCGACAGCATTATTCCATTAGTGTTAGAACATTTGGAAAAGCTCGACGTCGAACATCTGCAACTGCCAGATATAAAGGAAAATATCACAGTG CCTTTGCTGATAACATACGAGGCTGGTATTTTTTTGACTAATGGAATCGTATATAATTTGGCTGGAATCCAGCGTTATGGCCCAGCATATATGACATATAAagataaaacatttttaagtCGCTTCTACTTGAACACAAAAAGTTTACAG TTTGAATACAATTTCTTGCTCAAATTGATGGCCTTAGAAGGATATGGCAAAGTTATTGGGTCTATGGAGGATACGGTCATTTATGCAGAATTGGCTGTTGATATTACAACACTGAAGATGAAGCTGATCGATTTTCGCGTAATAAAATTcag AAATATTCAGGTGCAATTGGATCAAACTCGATTTATAAGACACTTGACTGGTGTCATATTGAGTCCGATTACAAATCTCTTCAAGGAACGCATAACAACATCAATTTCGGATGGCCTTAAAGACCAAATGCAAACTGTGATGGATGACTTCAACAACGACGACCCATTggagctcaacaaatttgttaaaCAAGTTCTTGGTGGTTTAACTGGCACTAAAAAACAATCTGACAAAGTAGACTAA
- the LOC142221307 gene encoding uncharacterized protein LOC142221307 isoform X1, with amino-acid sequence MFVSYGLIVLLLMVTVSSAYLSKQGDSKENGQRPDILSRTTRDDEETGWSLINEEVDSIIPLVLEHLEKLDVEHLQLPDIKENITVKPLLITYEAGIFLTNGIVYNLAGIQRYGPAYMTYKDKTFLSRFYLNTKSLQFEYNFLLKLMALEGYGKVIGSMEDTVIYAELAVDITTLKMKLIDFRVIKFRNIQVQLDQTRFIRHLTGVILSPITNLFKERITTSISDGLKDQMQTVMDDFNNDDPLELNKFVKQVLGGLTGTKKQSDKVD; translated from the exons GCAAGGTGATTCAAAAGAAAATGGACAGAGGCCAGACATTCTGAGTAGAACAACAAGGGATGACGAGGAAACTGGATGGTCATTAATAAATGAGGAAGTCGACAGCATTATTCCATTAGTGTTAGAACATTTGGAAAAGCTCGACGTCGAACATCTGCAACTGCCAGATATAAAGGAAAATATCACAGTG AAGCCTTTGCTGATAACATACGAGGCTGGTATTTTTTTGACTAATGGAATCGTATATAATTTGGCTGGAATCCAGCGTTATGGCCCAGCATATATGACATATAAagataaaacatttttaagtCGCTTCTACTTGAACACAAAAAGTTTACAG TTTGAATACAATTTCTTGCTCAAATTGATGGCCTTAGAAGGATATGGCAAAGTTATTGGGTCTATGGAGGATACGGTCATTTATGCAGAATTGGCTGTTGATATTACAACACTGAAGATGAAGCTGATCGATTTTCGCGTAATAAAATTcag AAATATTCAGGTGCAATTGGATCAAACTCGATTTATAAGACACTTGACTGGTGTCATATTGAGTCCGATTACAAATCTCTTCAAGGAACGCATAACAACATCAATTTCGGATGGCCTTAAAGACCAAATGCAAACTGTGATGGATGACTTCAACAACGACGACCCATTggagctcaacaaatttgttaaaCAAGTTCTTGGTGGTTTAACTGGCACTAAAAAACAATCTGACAAAGTAGACTAA